AGCAAGGTCTTATACTTTACATGTCTTTATTATAAAACATGTTCAATAGCCATTTTGTGGTCATTCCAATAAACTgctatttatgatattttattaagcTATGCACCGTAGATACCATTCATGTTGAGATGTCCATTGTGGCTACAAAAACGGTCACCAGCTTTATTGatcatttatttagaaattttaaaataattcgatttgcaagccatttttgagatacaattgTAGTGTATCACCGCTACGTAAATGAATGACTGTATTCTGGCTTATTTTCACCCCGTGTAATGTTTGCAAAATGGTTTGCCCCGTCttgaatgataaaataaaatcatgcaaTTTCAATTCATTCGGTCTTGTATTTGCTCGATGACAACGAGGACGAAagaggcgaaaataaaacgttGGCGAATATCTCCCTGTATGCAATAATTATATTGCAATCTCATAAATTAAACGAATATCAACAGGATGTGTTGAGGCGACACCCCCACCATACATCGGATACAGTGCCAATATATCAGTTGATCTATCATCTTACACTGGAAATAACACACCGGGTAACGTTGGGGAGAGTAGAAACTTCACATGCCCTCAAGGAACAGTTGCATTGGGCAAGGAGACTATAACGTGTCTCGCTAACGGACAGTGGGAAACGCCGAGATGCCTAGGTAAATCTtaatttgtttgggttttttgttaGGAAGGGGGGGGGAGGGAACTTAAATACGCGTAAGTTCATTTATTTAGTACTTACATccctagtatatatatatatatatatatatatatatatatatatatatatatatatatatatatatatatatatatatatatatatatatatatatattcattctaTTAAGATATTATGATACTCAAAGTAGTTCGTGATTTTGCACGAATATGTCGTTGCAGTATGCATTGAGTCGACCGATCCTAAAGGAGAAAATTACTGGGGGAGCAAAAACGTGACATATACCGGCAAAACGTGTCAGCGTTGGGACTCACAGACACCGCAGAGTCACTCCTACCCAAACAACCCGGTATGTCTTACTTGATGGTTATAAACACTACATAACAGAATTTTCAATGTACTGTTCAAAGATTTTTCTCTGAGCATATTTATGTGTATGAATGAATTGCTCATTGTAACCAAGAATCGTTATTACATTAACATCAGagagttttgaaatatatgaaatggGGAAAATACATAATATTCCTGTCAACCTAGACTTATCTATGGCAATTAAGGAGACTGGAAGGCCAACAAATTATCAATAAGATCATCATCAATTATTTCGATTTAATACTTTTAGTCATAAACTGTCATTTATAGAGAAGAAaacttttcaaataatttaGCTTTAAAATGTGGATGTTTCTTTGTATCTTACTTAAGGTCTAAATTATAAGATTAATATAGTCTAAAAGGGCCACGTTCGTACAAGCACAGTATTCCTTTTTTCAATCATTTACCGGTCCGCTGTTTCAGATATTTAAGACTGTTTTTCTAGTAGCAATTGGTTGCTGttctatataaatgtatttaaagaaaataacgGCGTGGTTTTAAACACaatcaccgggatatgaactagGTTTCGTACCAACCAAATCTATATCACGGTAGGTTTTTTAAAATCGCTGTTAAATTCTAATATAAACGTTTGAAATATGTAAATTGTTAGAACTATTAGAATAACCGTGTATTTATGTTTACCGTCAAACGATCAGGGCGTGCAATGATCATTATGATGTAAAAAGTATGACCATTTGACCCGTAAAACGTTCACACAGAAATGGACGTTTCTGATTTTCTCCATAAGTTCACATACATAATTTCATACTGTGCATGAACACAAGAGTATATTATTATCCATTTGTACGTCAGtattaatatgatattatacttCTAAAAAgggaggaaggggggggggaccACCAGTATAGTAGgctaaatgctttttttttaccGATCACTATGCTATTCTTACCTAATGATTTacagtttaaaacaaaaatgtgaatAGAGTTAGATGTAACGATTAAACAATAATATCAATGGTTGCTTCTTTCAATTGGATATTGATCAAAATCTCTCTgtgctattttaaaaaaatgtagagTATAGCAGAACTCAATTGATATTATTTGAAATCGGTATatcaaatttttgataaatcaaGCTATAATCATTCTGAAAATGCTTAAAGTTTTCCCCATAGATTTTTGCTTTGAGGTATAAAAAGTTAATTCATCGCTTAATAagttcatatacatatacatatctttttttaaaagtgccGACGTCAGTTAAATCACAATTGACCcgtttgtttaatttatttcatttttttctctagGAAAATTACTGTAGAAATCCGAGCAATCATAACGGGACGTGGTGTTACACGATGGACCCGGACAGTCGGTGGGAGGACTGTGACGTCCCCAAGTGTTGATTCAgcacaaaatgacaaaaatgcgTACTTTAAAATATGTACCTTTGTTTTGGCATCACATAGGCCTTGGCTATTGATTTACATTAGGACGTCCTTTTTAagtttgatttattaatttcaatacattttatagttatttctgactatcaaattaaaaatgtattgtgTCTTTATTCGCATTATTCGGTATTTATATTAAGGACTAGATCTAGAGACAATAAGCCAACGTCtccttatttttcaaaacaagatAGAAAGGGTATACTTTGTACCTGTTTTCGTGTTTTGTGttgtttgaagttttttttctctcagaatTTGAATCATATAATTACACTGTTACTCTTAAAAAACAACCTTTAAAAAGACGCACATTTGTTTCGGGGCAATAGCTCTTAAATATACTCTATCGTACATACAGGAATAGACTGTTAATAAAACTAATTGTTATCATACTGTGTTGTGTGGAAAAGGAAAGACTATCAGTAAAACGATGctgttatttttacaatatcGAAAAAACAAGGGAAGACAGTCAAGCGGTGTTGTTATATGAACTGCATCGTACGAAGAAACGGAAAACTAAAACCATGTTGTTCTATAAGGCTTTCAGTAAAactgttacattatatttgctGCTGTTATATGTACTATATCGTAGAGACAGGGGAATACAATCACTAAAACCATGctgttattattttgttaatcGTGCGGACAAGAAAATTCTCTTGGTATATCTATACTGTAATATTTATTGCATCGTGCGGTCAACCGTAGTCTGAATGTTACAAAAAGTATGCATTGCAAAAATAATCCAccaaagaaaagaagaaaaaagcaTTATGATGGATGATTTAATTCATAATGAAGGCACTGACGAGTGCTTGTTGAATTGAAATAAAGTCATTtctcaaaacatttttacaaactGTTTTATCATGAAAtctatcatataaaacaattaactTTGGAAActaaatgcaaagaaaaaaaacttctttaaaCTAACAACCAACAGAACACTGAGGCACTCAAGAGTACTTACTTAATAGATCTTTCGTAGAATTGTTTGCCAAGGACACTTGGTAAGAAGAAACCACAGATTCGGGATGGGAAATGAAGAAGATTTCGGGAGTTTTGTTTACGATCgaattgaatataaaacagcGTCAAGCATTGACAGATTTATTAAACCTTCaaaggaaaacaaataaaatgataaaacacaaaattatttataatgattAACAGGGAACGTCCAcagatatttgaaatataacaaataatctaaaaataaattccaaaaatcTAGTCAAAGATTTGCGTTTATCAATAAATTGGAAaccaaaaacattcaaaataaacatcaaaGATTATTAAGAATTCGCTTTACAAAAATAGTCAACAAATACAGCTGACTTAAATATTAACGATTCAAACAAATCACGCCTGCATGCTAACAAACATCAATTCTTAATAAATGTACCAACTACAGCTGAACATGATCCAAAAAAGAAACAACATTTGTTTGtactttttgttttatactTAATGGGGCATGGTCACTTTTTTCGTCAAATGtatttttcctatttttatTGTTCATAATGCGGTAGTAACGCATGTCTAATGATTAACCAAAACTGGTGTGTCATTCGTAGATTTATAAGTACAAGTACTGCACACAATTTTTGTAAGGTAAACAAAGTTATGTTTATATTGGTTCGTTTTACCAGTAGTACACCATATAACAGTTCTATTATAAGCTGATTTTTTTCTGTCTACGTATtcgttttaaacaaaaataaacggTTACTAACGTTTGATATAGTTTATTCATTTAAGGTCTAAACccggaagtttttttttcaacaaccaaaacgtaaacaaaaacatgacctgAGCTTTGCTAACAgaaagaattgtgagctttgTATCTCATTTATAACTaaacgactgacactcaaattgtTGGTTGACTAATAAGAAAGCCTTACTGATTACTcataattaacattaaaaatgaaaataaattttgaaaagaaatgatCATAGCCCTGTAAAGTATGCCATACATTtcgattttttcttttttatatttattaccgTAAAATATATTAGTATTTGAACTGCTGGTAATTCAGTTCGTTATCTGCATATGTAGACATCACGGCGTAGCTGCATGTCATACAGATATTAAGTGGGTAAGAGGGCACAATATAATTTTATGGATATGAGGACATAAATGTTGTCATTTATGCCATAACATTGTAATTTTCTTTACGCAGGATGCAACTTTAATATACATCTTCGCAGGGGTGGAATACATCTTTCGTATTGTGTTAACAAATTGAAACGTCTCtaaatttttatggtaaaaaagtatgcaattatctTGCATGAGACTAGGGATATCAGCAGATggagtgtacatgtacagtgacGCTATGTTAAAGAATTGTATTATGTGCATAGTTCTTGCCACTTtatgaaattttacaatttgcataATTTTTGTGGCAAGTCTTTTCAAGCACCTGTAAATTATGTAATGAAAACGATATAGGCTGAAGTGGACTCTATTGATAGAAGAGTTGGGAAAAAAAGACAGTTTTACA
The window above is part of the Magallana gigas chromosome 10, xbMagGiga1.1, whole genome shotgun sequence genome. Proteins encoded here:
- the LOC117684015 gene encoding plasminogen-like isoform X2; its protein translation is MELTSQQGEGGNLTCLRGQMRVSHSTNKSSCFISRCVEATPPPYIGYSANISVDLSSYTGNNTPGNVGESRNFTCPQGTVALGKETITCLANGQWETPRCLVCIESTDPKGENYWGSKNVTYTGKTCQRWDSQTPQSHSYPNNPENYCRNPSNHNGTWCYTMDPDSRWEDCDVPKC
- the LOC117684015 gene encoding plasminogen-like isoform X1, giving the protein MICFKILLLLCVINFVETGRRLIGFNFKTVSPTGHQQCLKLCTGHADCLSVNFSRNRLQCELNSQHETDNIAETEDFIYISKTSFPNELTSQQGEGGNLTCLRGQMRVSHSTNKSSCFISRCVEATPPPYIGYSANISVDLSSYTGNNTPGNVGESRNFTCPQGTVALGKETITCLANGQWETPRCLVCIESTDPKGENYWGSKNVTYTGKTCQRWDSQTPQSHSYPNNPENYCRNPSNHNGTWCYTMDPDSRWEDCDVPKC